From a region of the Zingiber officinale cultivar Zhangliang chromosome 4B, Zo_v1.1, whole genome shotgun sequence genome:
- the LOC121975718 gene encoding transcription factor bHLH123-like isoform X2, producing MMSNGGRCSWRSSAAATELGGEAKPHPQSYDEFSGSASGSSITFQELTPHSFIDSSSISWTQALLNGTERPETFLSMLQDQELGSRTCIDKQDHALVSAMDQDFLFQQYGFSHGDESINRSSINPSSYCSWPKPLLNQEVNNQLQFITGTSTDANSIFHPPSRASKTTCGRKMSSVTHDACSSSSTKKTGGDQKRPRMEMASSPSPAFKVRKEKLGDRVTALQQLVSPFGKVLSSPYFKDGLPRNQKQVPNLMQMINNPLREDYDAAKQLGLRSRGLCLVPITVLCPVTGETAGDFWHPTAALFGGSFR from the exons ATGATGAGCAATGGAGGCAGATGCAGCTGGCGGAGTTCAGCTGCTGCAACAGAGTTGGGTGGTGAGGCTAAACCTCATCCCCAATCTTATGACGAGTTCTCAGGCTCAGCTTCCGGCAGCTCCATCACCTTCCAAGAACTCACCCCTCATTCTTTCATCGATTCCTCCTCCATCTCCTGGACTCAAGCCTTACT GAATGGGACTGAAAGGCCTGAGACTTTTCTCTCCATGTTGCAAGATCAAGAGCTCGGTTCGAGAACCTGCATCGACAAGCAAGATCATGCATTGGTTTCTGCCATGGATCAGGATTTTTTGTTTCAGCAATACGGTTTCAGCCACGGTGATGAATCCATCAACCGCAGCAGTATTAATCCAAGTTCGTATTGTTCATGGCCCAAACCTCTTCTAAACCAAGAGGTGAACAACCAGTTGCAGTTCATCACCGGCACTAGTACCGATGCCAATTCAATCTTCCATCCTCCATCTCGAGCTTCCAAAACAACTTGTGGCAGAAAG ATGAGTTCAGTAACTCATGACGCatgctcttcttcctccaccAAGAAAACAGGAGGTGATCAGAAAAGGCCCCGGATGGAGATGGCTTCTTCCCCATCACCGGCCTTTAAG GTCAGGAAAGAGAAGCTAGGGGACAGAGTCACTGCCCTTCAGCAACTAGTTTCACCTTTCGGAAAG GTTCTAAGTAGTCCCTACTTCAAAGATGGGCTTCCAAGGAATCAAAAACAGGTGCCAAACCTAATGCAGATGATCAACAATCCGTTGAGGGAGGACTACGATGCCGCGAAGCAGTTAGGACTGAGAAGCCGAGGACTATGCCTGGTCCCGATAACCGTTTTGTGCCCAGTGACTGGGGAGACGGCCGGTGATTTCTGGCACCCTACTGCAGCTTTGTTTGGAGGAAGCTTCAGATAG
- the LOC121975718 gene encoding transcription factor bHLH123-like isoform X1 — protein MMSNGGRCSWRSSAAATELGGEAKPHPQSYDEFSGSASGSSITFQELTPHSFIDSSSISWTQALLNGTERPETFLSMLQDQELGSRTCIDKQDHALVSAMDQDFLFQQYGFSHGDESINRSSINPSSYCSWPKPLLNQEVNNQLQFITGTSTDANSIFHPPSRASKTTCGRKMSSVTHDACSSSSTKKTGGDQKRPRMEMASSPSPAFKVRKEKLGDRVTALQQLVSPFGKTDTASVLQEAIDYIKFLHDQIGVLSSPYFKDGLPRNQKQVPNLMQMINNPLREDYDAAKQLGLRSRGLCLVPITVLCPVTGETAGDFWHPTAALFGGSFR, from the exons ATGATGAGCAATGGAGGCAGATGCAGCTGGCGGAGTTCAGCTGCTGCAACAGAGTTGGGTGGTGAGGCTAAACCTCATCCCCAATCTTATGACGAGTTCTCAGGCTCAGCTTCCGGCAGCTCCATCACCTTCCAAGAACTCACCCCTCATTCTTTCATCGATTCCTCCTCCATCTCCTGGACTCAAGCCTTACT GAATGGGACTGAAAGGCCTGAGACTTTTCTCTCCATGTTGCAAGATCAAGAGCTCGGTTCGAGAACCTGCATCGACAAGCAAGATCATGCATTGGTTTCTGCCATGGATCAGGATTTTTTGTTTCAGCAATACGGTTTCAGCCACGGTGATGAATCCATCAACCGCAGCAGTATTAATCCAAGTTCGTATTGTTCATGGCCCAAACCTCTTCTAAACCAAGAGGTGAACAACCAGTTGCAGTTCATCACCGGCACTAGTACCGATGCCAATTCAATCTTCCATCCTCCATCTCGAGCTTCCAAAACAACTTGTGGCAGAAAG ATGAGTTCAGTAACTCATGACGCatgctcttcttcctccaccAAGAAAACAGGAGGTGATCAGAAAAGGCCCCGGATGGAGATGGCTTCTTCCCCATCACCGGCCTTTAAG GTCAGGAAAGAGAAGCTAGGGGACAGAGTCACTGCCCTTCAGCAACTAGTTTCACCTTTCGGAAAG ACTGATACCGCATCAGTTCTCCAAGAAGCCATTGATTACATCAAATTCCTTCATGACCAAATTGGT GTTCTAAGTAGTCCCTACTTCAAAGATGGGCTTCCAAGGAATCAAAAACAGGTGCCAAACCTAATGCAGATGATCAACAATCCGTTGAGGGAGGACTACGATGCCGCGAAGCAGTTAGGACTGAGAAGCCGAGGACTATGCCTGGTCCCGATAACCGTTTTGTGCCCAGTGACTGGGGAGACGGCCGGTGATTTCTGGCACCCTACTGCAGCTTTGTTTGGAGGAAGCTTCAGATAG